CGCGGGCTACTGCGACCGTCATTCGCCGAGTACTTCCAATACATCCAGAATGAGCTGCGCCTCCCATTTGAGAAGCGCGACGATAAGGATAAGTGGCAGGACCACAATGCCCACCTGACGCGCATTCTCGACAAACTGTCCGATGAGGACAGTGACCGGGATCGCTACAAAGTCGTGATGATGCCGGTCAACGCCGCCAATTACGGCGTCCCGCAGGTACGCAACCGCGTCGTCATCGTGGCCTTTCGGGCCGATCTCGGCGTGGACATCGACGCCTTCGAAAAGTACGTGAAGACGGAGAAATTCTCCGAGTGGGCCTTGTATCGATCCATGCGTGACGAGGACGGGCCCTACTGGAAGCGTCATCCGAACGTGCCGGACCACGTTCGCGACCGAGTACGAGCGCGTCTTCCCAAAATGATCAAGGAAGACGACTGCCAGCCGTGGCGCACGTTGCGTGACGCGATTCAGGGATACGGAACAGATGTGAAGCTCCCGGCGCTGCCCCAAGTCAACGTAGAGCGACTTACCGAGAAGTTCGACTTTGGTCGGGAGATTGGCGTCGTCGGCCACATCGGCTGGCCTGGAGCCCGCATCTACAAGGGGCACACCCCGAACGAACTGGACCGTCCCGCGAAGACGGTCAAGGCCGGCGTTCACGGCGTGCCGGGTGGCGAGTCCGTGATGCTGTTGGACGAGCGGATCCGCGACGCTTCATCGCCGGACGGTTGGACCTACTTGCATCGCTACATGACCGTGCGCGAGACCGCCCGAGTGATGACGTTCCCGGATGAATGGCACGGCTCAGGCCCCCGTGGCGAGCAAATGCGGCAGTTGGGCAACGCTGTTCCGGTCGTCCTTGGTGAGTTTTTCGCCAAGGCTGTCGCCGACGCCCTGGCTGCGGCGGGACACTAGATCTATGCCGCAGACAGGGGCTGGGGGCCACTGGAAGGACAAGCTGCCCCCGGAGCGCGCGTATAAGCGTCGAGCCGGCGCGGCCGCGCCGGCAGTTGAGCAAGACCGCGCCGCCGGCGGCCGCGGCCGCCGCAACGTCGACCTAGGTGACGGGCGCCTCGCACGTGCCTCGATCGCACTTCGCTTGTACCGGAGCACACGACGAGTTCGCGCCTATCTACGTTGGTCACAGGACGGCAAGACCGAGGAGAGGTACGTCTGCGAGGTCGAGTCCGACTCACGCAAACAGAATCTGACTGAGGCGTGGCGACAAGCACGGGCGAAGGGACTTCTGGCGGAAGAAGCACTACCGCCCGAGTCGAAGGCGTCGTCGATCGAGGTGCGGGCCTCTATGCGCGGCAACCGCGGTAAGAACACCAGGCCGGAACTGCTGCTCCGCAGCCTGCTCCATCGCCGCGGCATGCGATATCGAGTCGACACCCGGCCAATCGCCGAGGTCCGACGCAAAGCCGACCTCGTCTTCCCCGGCGACCGCATCGCGGTCTTCGTGGACGGCTGTTTCTGGCATGGCTGCCCGGACCACTACCGGCCTGCCACGAAGAACGCGGACTTCTGGCGGGAGAAGATCAACGGCAACAGAGCAAGGGACACGGAGACCAACGAGACTCTGACGGCGGCCGGCTGGACAGTCATCCGCGTATGGGAGCACGACGACCTCGTCCAGGCAGCGGCTCGAATCGAGAACGCAGTCCGGCGAAAGCGTGGCTCAGCGCACCTCGTCGCTAGAGCGGACGACCACTGATCAGGTCACAGGGTGCAACGACGAGTGAGGCGGTTTACCGTGTGGTCCGGGGCTCTCCGGCCGCTGTCGCACGGGCGGCGTCCGCGCTACCGCGTCTTCGCGGGCCCGTGCCGGCACTGCGCCAGACGGCCGACCTCGTCTTCACCAGGGCCCGCGTCGCGGTCTTCGTGGATGGTTGTTCTGGCACGGATGTCCAGAGCATCCGCTGTCGGCGACGACTAACAGCGCCTTCTGGCGGGACAAGATCGCCGCCAACCGGATCCGGGACGCCGAGACGGACCGGATTTTCACCCAAGGGGGTTGGGGCATCCCGTGGTTCAGGGCACACGAGCCCATGAGGCCACCGCAGAACGCGTCGCGGACTGGTGCGTGAGAAGACCGCGGCCGCAGCGGCCACCCGCTCCTCCCATCAGCCGTGACCGGATCATCCCTGTTCACAAGAGTTCAACACCTTCGTCCCCGTCCCGGTAGCCACACGATTCGCCGGGGTTCGCAAACTTCGGCCGGATCGTCAGTGGTCCCCTCTATTCTCGGAATCGAACGCTCGGCTCATGAGAGTCGGTGGCGTCGCCGTGCCCACGCACGCCGTGGCCACCGTGACAGCGTCCCAAACCGCCAGGAGGTTCCGCAGGAGTGAAGATCACGCCTTCCGCCCGCGTGTTGAGCATGCTGGGCGAGATCGACTTCGACGAGTGGCAATGCGTGGCCGAACTCGTCGACAACCCCTTCGACAACTTCCTCGACATCCTCCGCTCGGGGACGGAGTGGCCCGACGGCTTCACGGTCAGCGTGACCCTGCCGTCTTCCCCGAAGGGGGTCCTGGAGGTCCGCGACACCGGGCGGGGCATGTCGTACGACCAGCTGGCGCGCGCGGTGCGTGCCGGTTGGTCCGGGAACGACATGCACGACAAGCTCGGCCTGTTCGGAATGGGCTTCAACATCTCGACCGCCCGCCTCGGCCGGCGCACCCGTGT
Above is a window of Streptomyces sp. NBC_01803 DNA encoding:
- a CDS encoding DNA cytosine methyltransferase, producing the protein MVDLPEDATRLRTSVELFAGGGGLAMAVHQAGFRPLLFNEFDSRACETLIASARKTLGVDGLERTAEKNPKPPQSGQPAPLYPGDVSDLDLSALQGKVDVLAGGPPCQPFSAGGVAKGDEDRRNMFPAMFKAVREMRPKAVICENVRGLLRPSFAEYFQYIQNELRLPFEKRDDKDKWQDHNAHLTRILDKLSDEDSDRDRYKVVMMPVNAANYGVPQVRNRVVIVAFRADLGVDIDAFEKYVKTEKFSEWALYRSMRDEDGPYWKRHPNVPDHVRDRVRARLPKMIKEDDCQPWRTLRDAIQGYGTDVKLPALPQVNVERLTEKFDFGREIGVVGHIGWPGARIYKGHTPNELDRPAKTVKAGVHGVPGGESVMLLDERIRDASSPDGWTYLHRYMTVRETARVMTFPDEWHGSGPRGEQMRQLGNAVPVVLGEFFAKAVADALAAAGH
- a CDS encoding very short patch repair endonuclease, which encodes MPQTGAGGHWKDKLPPERAYKRRAGAAAPAVEQDRAAGGRGRRNVDLGDGRLARASIALRLYRSTRRVRAYLRWSQDGKTEERYVCEVESDSRKQNLTEAWRQARAKGLLAEEALPPESKASSIEVRASMRGNRGKNTRPELLLRSLLHRRGMRYRVDTRPIAEVRRKADLVFPGDRIAVFVDGCFWHGCPDHYRPATKNADFWREKINGNRARDTETNETLTAAGWTVIRVWEHDDLVQAAARIENAVRRKRGSAHLVARADDH